One genomic window of Roseobacter ponti includes the following:
- a CDS encoding NYN domain-containing protein — translation MPERDRPLLAVLIDADNVPARYAGSILEEIKRIGEPALRRVYGDWSSGRLNSWAKTIQSLGLVAHQETANTTGKNASDIGLVIDAMDILHGGRFDGFVLVSSDSDFTALANRLREDGLMVVGIGEDKAPESLRNVCNRFILIENLNGDESGSKDRPAAKKPKESLNHAYQRISNAMKKIEQDDEWYNLSQIKNEIVAAHSDFDQRTYGHAKFSSLVGALSDRLETKTQGKTILVRLKP, via the coding sequence GTGCCTGAACGCGACCGCCCCCTGCTGGCAGTGCTGATTGACGCAGACAACGTGCCGGCCAGATATGCCGGATCGATCCTCGAAGAGATCAAACGGATCGGCGAGCCTGCGCTGCGCCGCGTCTATGGCGACTGGTCCAGCGGGCGTCTCAACTCCTGGGCCAAAACGATCCAGAGTCTCGGGCTGGTGGCTCATCAGGAAACCGCCAACACCACCGGCAAGAATGCTTCCGATATCGGTCTGGTAATCGACGCGATGGATATCCTGCACGGCGGGCGGTTTGACGGCTTTGTGCTGGTCTCCTCGGACAGCGATTTCACCGCCCTGGCCAACAGGCTGCGTGAGGACGGGCTGATGGTGGTCGGCATCGGCGAGGACAAAGCGCCGGAATCCCTGCGCAATGTTTGCAACCGGTTTATCCTGATCGAAAACCTGAACGGCGACGAGTCCGGCAGCAAAGACAGGCCGGCCGCGAAAAAGCCGAAAGAATCGCTCAACCACGCCTATCAGCGGATATCCAACGCGATGAAGAAAATCGAGCAGGACGACGAGTGGTACAACCTCAGCCAGATCAAAAACGAGATCGTCGCGGCACACTCGGATTTTGACCAGCGTACCTATGGCCACGCGAAATTCAGCAGCCTTGTCGGCGCGCTTTCCGACCGGCTGGAAACAAAGACCCAGGGAAAAACGATCCTCGTCCGCCTGAAACCCTGA
- a CDS encoding Fur family transcriptional regulator, producing the protein MSKSILKRCETMGLRMTGQRRVIANVLEDSDDHPDVEELYARASAVDAGISIATVYRTVKLFEEAGILDKLEFGDGRARYEDAERDHHDHLIDMNSGEVIEFVDAEIEELQDRIARKLGYELRGHRLELYGVPLKKG; encoded by the coding sequence ATGAGCAAGTCCATCCTGAAACGCTGCGAAACCATGGGGCTGCGCATGACCGGCCAGCGCCGCGTTATCGCCAACGTGCTGGAAGACAGCGACGACCACCCCGATGTGGAAGAGCTTTACGCGCGTGCCTCGGCGGTGGATGCGGGCATTTCGATCGCAACGGTGTACCGGACAGTGAAGCTATTTGAAGAGGCCGGCATCCTCGACAAGCTCGAATTCGGAGACGGGCGCGCGCGTTATGAGGACGCTGAACGCGACCATCACGACCACCTGATAGATATGAATTCAGGCGAGGTCATCGAATTTGTCGACGCCGAGATCGAAGAGCTGCAGGACCGGATCGCCCGCAAGCTGGGATATGAGCTGCGCGGTCACCGTCTGGAGCTTTATGGCGTACCGCTGAAAAAGGGCTGA
- a CDS encoding DEAD/DEAH box helicase: MSDFDMMGLPQQLVDRLNEMGLKDPTPIQKQAIPHALNGRDVMGLAQTGTGKTAAFGVPLVAQMLEMPGRPAPKSVRGLVLAPTRELATQISVNLRGFAEKTPLKVAMVVGGQSINNQIKRLERGVDLLVATPGRLLDLMDRRAVRLDQATFLVLDEADQMLDMGFIHDLRKIAKVIPAERQTMLFSATMPKLMNEIAQSYLNRPIRVEVSPPGKAADKVTQEVHFIAKSEKANLLIELLGKHRGERALVFGRTKHGSEKLMKTLVKAGFDAASIHGNKSQGQRDRAIAAFKSGETTVLVATDVAARGLDIPDVKHVYNFDLPNVPDNYVHRIGRTARAGKDGAAIAFCAPEEMDELKAIQKTMGVAIPVGSGRPWEVADIPEGAKPAGRGRRRGGGGGGGGRPKSAGPGGGQQPQGKKPGGGRRRRRGGKPGGGQSSGQGGRKSGGSGQTAA; encoded by the coding sequence ATGAGTGACTTTGACATGATGGGCCTGCCGCAACAGCTGGTGGACCGTCTGAATGAAATGGGTCTGAAAGACCCGACCCCGATCCAGAAACAGGCCATTCCGCACGCGCTCAACGGGCGTGATGTGATGGGTCTGGCACAGACCGGTACGGGCAAAACGGCCGCATTCGGTGTGCCTCTGGTGGCACAGATGCTTGAGATGCCGGGTCGTCCGGCACCGAAATCCGTGCGCGGTCTGGTGCTGGCACCGACCCGCGAACTTGCAACCCAGATCAGCGTGAACCTGCGTGGCTTTGCCGAAAAGACCCCGCTCAAAGTGGCGATGGTCGTCGGTGGTCAGTCGATCAACAACCAGATCAAACGGCTTGAGCGCGGCGTCGACCTGCTGGTGGCCACACCGGGCCGGCTGCTGGATCTGATGGACCGGCGCGCGGTGCGTCTGGACCAGGCAACCTTTCTGGTGCTGGATGAGGCCGATCAGATGCTCGACATGGGTTTCATCCACGATTTGCGTAAGATCGCGAAGGTGATCCCGGCGGAGCGCCAGACGATGCTCTTTTCGGCGACCATGCCAAAGCTGATGAATGAGATCGCGCAGAGCTATCTGAACCGCCCGATCCGTGTTGAGGTCTCGCCCCCGGGCAAGGCCGCCGACAAGGTGACGCAGGAAGTGCATTTCATCGCCAAATCCGAGAAGGCAAATCTGCTGATTGAGCTTCTGGGTAAGCACCGCGGCGAGCGGGCGCTGGTGTTCGGGCGCACAAAACACGGGTCTGAGAAGCTGATGAAGACCCTTGTGAAGGCGGGCTTTGACGCGGCCTCCATCCACGGCAACAAATCGCAGGGCCAGCGCGACCGCGCCATCGCGGCGTTCAAATCCGGCGAGACCACTGTTCTTGTGGCCACTGATGTGGCGGCCCGCGGCCTCGATATCCCGGATGTAAAACACGTCTATAACTTCGATCTGCCAAACGTGCCGGACAACTATGTGCACCGCATCGGGCGCACTGCGCGCGCCGGCAAAGACGGGGCCGCGATCGCCTTTTGCGCCCCCGAAGAGATGGATGAGCTGAAAGCGATCCAGAAAACCATGGGTGTTGCAATTCCGGTGGGCTCCGGTCGGCCGTGGGAAGTCGCGGATATTCCCGAAGGCGCCAAACCCGCAGGCCGCGGCCGGCGTCGTGGTGGTGGCGGCGGCGGCGGTGGCCGTCCGAAATCCGCAGGACCCGGTGGCGGACAGCAACCGCAGGGCAAGAAACCCGGTGGTGGTCGCAGACGGCGTCGCGGCGGCAAGCCAGGCGGCGGCCAGAGCAGCGGGCAGGGCGGGCGGAAATCCGGCGGCTCCGGACAGACTGCGGCCTGA
- a CDS encoding DMT family transporter, with protein sequence MDRKSHMDTFGAVALIAFALHLAFNQVVIKVTNGGFGPVFAAGLRSAGAVVVLLIWMRLRGIPLAVPRAAVPAGILAGLLFGIEFMILFTALDFTTVSRASVIFYSMPVWLAIASHFLVPGDRMTGRRALGLVMAMAGVAAALLDRSDGTASLSGDLMALTAAMCWAAIALCVKVTPLSEVPPANQLIFQVAVSAPLMLAVAFWTGDLMRDPQPIHFAGLAFQTIAVASLGFLAWFWLMSIYPASAVASFSFLSPVFAVILGWLLLGEHVSLRVWMALVLVAGGIWLINRRPRSTQVPQKVAGTR encoded by the coding sequence ATGGACCGCAAATCACATATGGACACTTTCGGGGCGGTGGCGCTGATCGCTTTCGCACTACATCTGGCGTTCAATCAGGTGGTTATCAAAGTTACCAACGGTGGTTTTGGTCCGGTTTTTGCCGCCGGCCTGCGTTCAGCCGGTGCGGTTGTGGTCCTGCTGATCTGGATGCGCCTGCGGGGCATACCGCTGGCCGTGCCACGCGCGGCGGTGCCCGCGGGTATCCTGGCGGGGCTGCTCTTTGGCATCGAGTTCATGATCCTTTTTACAGCGCTTGATTTCACCACGGTCAGCAGGGCATCTGTAATCTTTTATTCCATGCCGGTCTGGCTTGCGATTGCCAGCCATTTTCTGGTGCCGGGCGACCGGATGACCGGACGCCGCGCGCTGGGTCTTGTGATGGCGATGGCGGGGGTGGCAGCAGCGCTTCTGGACCGCAGCGATGGAACGGCAAGCCTGTCAGGCGACCTGATGGCTCTGACGGCGGCGATGTGCTGGGCTGCCATCGCCCTGTGTGTGAAAGTCACCCCGCTCAGCGAGGTGCCGCCTGCAAATCAGCTGATTTTTCAGGTGGCCGTTTCCGCACCGCTCATGCTGGCGGTGGCATTCTGGACCGGTGATCTTATGCGCGACCCGCAGCCCATCCACTTTGCGGGCCTTGCGTTTCAGACCATCGCGGTGGCTTCGCTCGGCTTTCTGGCGTGGTTCTGGCTGATGTCGATCTATCCGGCTTCCGCGGTGGCATCTTTCAGTTTTCTTTCGCCGGTTTTCGCGGTGATTCTCGGCTGGCTGCTTCTGGGCGAACATGTCAGCCTGCGGGTCTGGATGGCGCTTGTGCTTGTGGCGGGCGGTATCTGGCTGATTAACCGCCGGCCGCGCAGCACTCAGGTGCCGCAGAAGGTCGCCGGAACCCGCTGA
- a CDS encoding protein adenylyltransferase SelO — protein sequence MTITAPFDNTYARLPDAFFTRQMPAPVRAPELIAYNAPLGALLGFSQADDAERAAVFSGTALPEGAAPLAQLYAGHQFGNYNPQLGDGRALLLGEVVGKDGLRRDIQLKGSGPTPYSRMGDGRAWLGPVLREYIVSEAMHALGIPTTRALAATLTGEEVIRETVLPGAVLTRVAASHLRVGTFQVFAHRGQTDALRQLTDYAIGRHYPDVHGPMGLLLAVCDAQARLIAAWMSVGFIHGVMNTDNCTISGETIDYGPCAFMDEFHSDTVFSSIDQTGRYAYSSQPRIAVWNMAQFATSLLQQMDDPEAAVEEATAIVHAMPEQIETAWLQRFGAKIGLAAPAPEDGQLVQTLLDLMQAQGADFTNTFDALARGDARDQFVDRDAFDAWAADWRDRLASEEAPGAVMQAASPRIIPRNHRIEEMITAAVAGDFAPFERLSSALADPFSTDDTGLMRPPTEAQRVPATFCGT from the coding sequence ATGACAATTACAGCCCCCTTCGACAATACCTACGCCCGCCTGCCGGATGCGTTCTTTACCCGTCAGATGCCGGCGCCCGTTCGCGCACCTGAACTCATTGCCTATAACGCGCCGCTGGGTGCGCTTCTGGGGTTTTCCCAGGCCGATGACGCCGAACGCGCGGCCGTTTTCTCCGGCACCGCGCTGCCCGAAGGTGCCGCCCCGCTGGCGCAGCTTTATGCCGGGCACCAGTTCGGCAATTACAATCCGCAACTCGGCGACGGACGCGCGCTTCTGCTGGGCGAAGTCGTGGGCAAAGACGGGCTGCGACGCGATATTCAGCTGAAGGGCTCGGGCCCCACGCCCTATTCACGCATGGGTGACGGGCGCGCCTGGCTGGGCCCGGTGCTGCGCGAATACATCGTCTCTGAGGCGATGCATGCGCTTGGCATTCCGACGACCCGCGCCCTTGCAGCCACGCTCACCGGCGAGGAAGTGATACGCGAAACGGTTTTGCCGGGGGCCGTGCTGACGCGCGTTGCCGCGAGCCACCTGCGGGTGGGCACCTTTCAGGTCTTTGCCCACCGCGGTCAGACCGATGCTCTGCGACAGCTCACAGACTATGCCATCGGGCGCCATTATCCGGATGTGCATGGCCCGATGGGTCTGTTGCTCGCGGTTTGCGACGCCCAGGCGCGCCTGATTGCCGCCTGGATGTCGGTGGGGTTCATTCACGGTGTGATGAACACCGATAACTGCACCATTTCAGGTGAGACGATCGATTACGGTCCCTGCGCTTTTATGGATGAATTTCACAGCGACACGGTGTTCAGCTCCATCGATCAGACGGGGCGCTATGCGTATTCCTCTCAGCCCCGGATCGCGGTGTGGAACATGGCACAGTTTGCTACTTCGCTGCTGCAGCAGATGGACGACCCCGAGGCCGCCGTCGAAGAGGCGACAGCCATCGTGCATGCGATGCCGGAGCAGATTGAGACCGCGTGGCTGCAACGGTTCGGGGCCAAAATCGGTCTTGCGGCGCCTGCGCCCGAAGACGGGCAGCTTGTTCAGACGCTGCTTGATCTGATGCAGGCACAGGGGGCGGATTTCACCAATACCTTCGACGCCCTTGCCCGCGGCGATGCCCGCGATCAGTTTGTGGACCGCGATGCGTTTGATGCCTGGGCCGCAGACTGGCGCGACCGGCTCGCGTCCGAGGAGGCGCCCGGGGCGGTGATGCAGGCCGCATCCCCCCGCATTATCCCGCGCAATCACCGGATTGAGGAAATGATCACAGCAGCCGTAGCAGGCGATTTTGCACCTTTTGAACGTTTGTCCTCTGCGCTGGCCGACCCGTTTAGCACGGATGACACAGGGCTGATGCGCCCGCCCACCGAGGCTCAGCGGGTTCCGGCGACCTTCTGCGGCACCTGA
- a CDS encoding GNAT family N-acetyltransferase: MSASLTLATTEHLDRLDALVAAFHVEEGITMTPEARRSGIAPLLEGIPHGAAYLIGPARAPIGYVVVSFGWSLEFGGLDGFLDELYVRPGVRGRGIASETLQALPRALAGAGLKALHLEVDRTAPDKHRLYARAGFRERPHYMLMTRRF, encoded by the coding sequence GTGAGTGCCTCACTGACCCTTGCCACGACGGAGCACCTTGACCGCCTCGATGCGCTGGTTGCGGCGTTTCACGTCGAAGAAGGTATCACCATGACGCCAGAGGCGCGGCGCAGCGGCATCGCGCCGCTGCTGGAAGGCATTCCGCATGGTGCCGCGTATCTCATCGGCCCGGCGCGCGCACCGATAGGGTATGTGGTGGTGAGCTTTGGCTGGTCACTGGAGTTCGGCGGTCTCGACGGATTTCTCGATGAACTCTACGTTCGCCCCGGCGTGCGCGGGCGCGGGATAGCTTCGGAAACGCTGCAGGCCCTGCCGCGCGCACTCGCAGGCGCGGGTCTCAAAGCACTGCACCTCGAAGTGGACCGCACAGCGCCCGACAAACACAGGCTCTATGCCCGCGCAGGCTTTCGCGAGCGTCCGCACTATATGCTGATGACGCGGCGGTTCTGA
- a CDS encoding nucleoside hydrolase: protein MTARKIIIDTDPGQDDAVAILLALASPEEIDVLGLTCVAGNVPLDLTAKNARIICELAGRSDLPVFAGCDRPLGRDLVTAEHVHGKTGLDGPDLPDPVMPLQDRHAVDFIIDTLREQPAGTVTLCPLGPLTNIATALQRAPDIAGKIRGIVLMGGAYFEVGNITPAAEFNIYVDPQAAEIVFKCGAPIVVMPLDVTHKALVTAARNDAFRALGTPAGIAVAQMTDFFERFDKAKYGSAGAPLHDPCVTAYLIRPDLFSGRHVNVEIETTSELTMGMTVADWWGVTGRAPNAFFVGDLDAAGFFGLLTERLARL, encoded by the coding sequence ATGACAGCACGTAAAATCATTATCGACACGGACCCCGGCCAGGACGATGCCGTGGCCATTCTGCTCGCTCTGGCCAGCCCTGAAGAAATCGATGTTCTCGGCCTCACCTGCGTGGCCGGCAACGTCCCACTTGACCTTACGGCAAAGAACGCCCGCATCATCTGCGAACTGGCGGGCCGCTCCGATCTGCCGGTTTTTGCCGGCTGTGACCGGCCTCTGGGGCGCGATCTGGTGACGGCAGAACATGTACATGGCAAAACCGGCCTTGACGGCCCGGACCTGCCCGATCCGGTGATGCCGCTGCAGGACAGACATGCCGTTGATTTCATCATCGACACCCTGCGCGAACAGCCTGCCGGGACGGTCACGCTCTGTCCGCTCGGGCCGCTCACGAACATCGCCACCGCGCTGCAGCGCGCTCCCGATATTGCCGGAAAGATCCGCGGGATCGTGCTGATGGGCGGGGCATATTTTGAGGTCGGCAACATCACGCCGGCTGCAGAGTTCAACATTTACGTCGACCCGCAGGCTGCTGAAATCGTGTTTAAATGTGGCGCACCCATTGTCGTGATGCCACTTGATGTGACGCACAAGGCGCTGGTGACGGCCGCGCGAAATGATGCCTTCCGCGCGCTTGGCACACCCGCGGGTATTGCTGTCGCCCAGATGACCGATTTCTTTGAACGCTTCGACAAGGCGAAATACGGCTCCGCCGGCGCGCCGCTGCACGACCCCTGCGTGACGGCATATCTGATCCGCCCCGACCTGTTCAGTGGTCGTCACGTGAATGTGGAAATCGAGACCACCTCCGAGCTCACAATGGGCATGACTGTCGCCGACTGGTGGGGCGTCACGGGTCGTGCCCCGAACGCGTTTTTTGTCGGTGATCTGGACGCGGCAGGCTTTTTCGGGCTGCTGACAGAAAGGCTGGCCCGGCTGTGA